One Engraulis encrasicolus isolate BLACKSEA-1 chromosome 5, IST_EnEncr_1.0, whole genome shotgun sequence DNA segment encodes these proteins:
- the LOC134449372 gene encoding uncharacterized protein LOC134449372, whose protein sequence is MALRNANGPGRLSSPQPRFVKLDKKTQKNVAAIVDNLSTEQWATLTTGLDDVTKKDFTKICVGIVRDLTETTYKMCRPATTQKRMKEIASSKSSPAAPDLESPKTNAFVAEIVNEVKQALSSVLNSSPQTSSPSDGTSTWNTLFSHLEEQISTELMVRLEASDFFTRHRESSMSEEPDSKVDEVGEAADYDKEACSELPEDTAEPEQETTACTNDIICEMYDTYQMSQEEEEARLKAAAVLDSEVSLATDHFVDSVMEDLRELASGRKVPAFRWVPKNLRLPPVTVAAAADPAIFTPQFRLAAQLKVSRILAQSESMSGEGPPSARAAASAKDIVGTLVKSLSKTRQDDDVATTSRSAQQIYHNLESKVTDFLRGKPSESDMDYNPEERSADSDRDFDPSLKPQTSLQDRETPFQRAMGWFGRFLFQDTPEPSTEDLTGTQDDSPGSTSDATGSEASAAQNDWPEVKQLNSQSAVEVQPQSPPPQSAPSPLTASVETPSAPRAQSPTPARARPVNHILMMCCIRSPDMHERGRRGEGVPVAGRSPPTAQQRTMNNILKVLCCINSPDTPVRGPRGESVLAAGRSQEHNQGHTSGRSSRGRDVAEVKVIVDNEGSFSAH, encoded by the exons ATGGCCCTGAGAAATGCTAATGGTCCAGGTCGCCTTTCATCGCCTCAGCCAAGATTTGTCAAACTCGACAAGAAAACTCAGAAAAATGTCGCCGCCATCGTTGACAACCTCAGCACCGA ACAGTGGGCGACTTTGACAACGGGCTTGGACGAT GTCACCAAAAAGGACTTTACAAAGATCTGTGTTGGGATTGTGAGAGATTTAACAGAGACCACCTATAAGATGTGCAGGCCAGCAACGACACAAAAAAGAATGAAGGAAATTGCATCTTCCAAGTCATCTCCTGCTGC GCCCGACTTGGAGTCGCCCAAGACCAACGCATTTGTTGCCGAAATTGTGAACGAGGTGAAGCAAGCTCTGTCCTCAGTCCTCAACAGTTCTCCTCAGACATCTTCCCCCTCAGACGGCACCTCAACATGGAAtaccctcttctctcatctggaGGAGCAGATCTCCACTGAGCTCATGGTGAGGTTGGAGGCCTCGGACTTCTTCACTCGGCACAGGGAGAGCAGCATGTCCGAAGAGCCAGACTCCAAGGTCGATGAGGTTGGTGAGGCCGCCGACTACGATAAGGAAGCTTGCAgcgagctgcctgaggacacggCAGAACCAGAGCAGGAGACCACAGCCTGCACCAACGACATCATCTGCGAGATGTACGACACGTACCAGATgtcccaggaggaggaggaggcccgcCTCAAGGCCGCCGCCGTGCTGGACTCAGAGGTGTCCCTCGCCACCGACCACTTTGTTGACAGCGTCATGGAGGATCTGAGAGAGCTGGCCTCCGGGCGGAAGGTGCCAGCTTTTCGATGGGTCCCGAAGAACCTGCGCTTGCCCCCCGTCACAGTTGCCGCCGCCGCCGACCCGGCCATCTTCACGCCGCAGTTCAGACTCGCCGCCCAGCTGAAGGTCAGCAGGATTCTGGCGCAGTCGGAGAGCATGTCCGGTGAGGGACCGCCCTCGGCCCGTGCCGCCGCCTCCGCCAAGGACATCGTGGGGACGCTCGTCAAAAGCCTGTCCAAGACCCGTCAAGACGACGACGTAGCCACCACTTCTCGTTCGGCCCAGCAAATCTACCACAATTTGGAGTCCAAAGTCACAGACTTCCTGCGGGGTAAGCCATCCGAGAGTGACATGGACTACAACCCGGAAGAAAGGTCTGCCGACAGTGACCGGGACTTCGACCCCTCTCTCAAGCCACAGACGTCGCTGCAAGACCGCGAGACCCCGTTCCAAAGGGCCATGGGCTGGTTTGGCAGGTTCCTGTTCCAGGACACTCCTGAGCCATCCACAGAGGATTTGACCGGTACACAGGACGATAGTCCCGGCAGCACATCGGATGCAACCGGCTCAGAGGCGTCAGCGGCACAAAACGACTGGCCCGAGGTCAAACAGCTAAACAGCCAGTCTGCCGTTGAGGTGCAGCCACAATCTCCACCACCGCAGTCGGCACCATCGCCATTGACCGCCTCTGTGGAAACACCGTCAGCACCAAGGGCACAATCACCAACCCCAGCACGGGCACGCCCCGTCAACCACATACTCATGATGTGCTGTATCAGATCACCTGATATGCATGAGCGCGGACGAAGGGGTGAAGGTGTGCCGGTGGCGGGAAGGTCACCACCCACGGCACAGCAGCGCACTATGAACAATATACTCAAGGTGTTGTGCTGCATCAACTCTCCTGACACACCTGTGCGCGGACCAAGGGGTGAAAGTGTGCTGGCGGCAGGAAGGTCACAGgaacacaaccaaggtcacacaaGTGGGAGAAGTTCACGTGGCCGAGATGTAGCTGAGGTAAAGGTGATTGTGGACAATGAAGGGTCCTTTTCAGCACATTGA